A genomic window from Silene latifolia isolate original U9 population chromosome 11, ASM4854445v1, whole genome shotgun sequence includes:
- the LOC141612874 gene encoding F-box/kelch-repeat protein At3g23880-like, with translation MILQNRTLDIHPGALITFLLLLANDSERYNYVFNLLSYDEIQHDLKPVILPLDIDNDVGGVVDIVDSCDGLVCLYRELNQHRTFYLWNPAIRQSREIDQIVELKEIEPFMFTTAYGFGHGSSIDDYKIVAIFTSYTNDFNTHLYVYSSLSGKWRRITYVLDNNRVSTIGIHKGVLIDNVVYWPLRIRDHGDQDIRKLYYR, from the coding sequence ATGATTTTGCAAAATCGCACCTTAGATATTCATCCTGGCGCCCTCATAACTTTCTTGCTTTTACTTGCAAATGATTCAGAACGATATAATTATGTGTTCAACTTGTTATCCTACGACGAAATTCAACACGATTTAAAACCCGTAATACTTCCCCTAGACATTGATAATGATGTAGGTGGGGTTGTAGATATAGTTGATTCTTGTGACGGGCTTGTATGCTTGTACCGCGAATTAAACCAACATCGTACTTTCTATCTTTGGAACCCTGCTATTCGACAAAGTCGAGAAATTGACCAAATTGTTGAACTTAAAGAAATCGAACCCTTTATGTTCACGACAGCTTATGGGTTCGGTCATGGATCATCCATTGATGACTACAAGATTGTTGCCATTTTTACGAGTTATACTAATGATTTCAATACTCATTTATATGTATATTCTTCGCTCTCTGGAAAATGGCGAAGAATAACTTATGTTTTAGATAATAATCGTGTGTCTACGATAGGAATTCATAAGGGTGTTTTGATCGATAACGTTGTGTACTGGCCTCTTAGAATTCGCGATCATGGAGATCAAGATATTAGGAAATTATATTATAGATAA